One Glycine max cultivar Williams 82 chromosome 6, Glycine_max_v4.0, whole genome shotgun sequence DNA segment encodes these proteins:
- the LOC102663693 gene encoding protein SHI RELATED SEQUENCE 3, producing the protein MSLGVKDQMQRVRQGEEEVASGGSKCQDCGNQAKKECSYLRCRTCCKNKGFHCQTHIKSTWTPVDHRRRHFQGQGGDHHIPQNQNQINPYSELRFPAATNSMATFRCIHVRSMDDAVNEIAYQTSVNIGGHVFSGLLYDQGPEYQRGHQGESSTGFVDKQQNNNNNNLDSSGASATHQEYPFPLSSFRPGMPYLTYPRS; encoded by the exons ATGTCTTTGGGAGTAAAGGATCAGATGCAAAGGGTGAGGCAAGGCGAAGAAGAAGTAGCATCAGGGGGTTCAAAGTGCCAAGACTGTGGGAACCAAGCCAAGAAGGAATGTTCATACTTACGGTGCAGGACTTGCTGCAAGAACAAAGGTTTTCACTGCCAAACCCATATCAAGAGCACTTGGACTCCTGTGGATCATAGGAGACGCCACTTTCAGGGTCAGGGAGGAGATCATCATATTCCTCAAAACCAAAACCAGATCAACCCATATTCAG AGTTGAGATTTCCGGCTGCTACGAATTCGATGGCTACATTTCGGTGCATTCACGTTCGTTCTATGGATGATGCGGTTAATGAAATAGCGTATCAAACATCTGTGAACATTGGAGGGCATGTATTTAGTGGACTACTATATGATCAAGGCCCTGAGTACCAAAGAGGTCATCAAGGTGAGAGTTCCACGGGCTTTGTTGATAAGCagcagaataataataataataatctggATAGTAGTGGTGCAAGTGCAACTCACCAAGAGTACCCGTTTCCCCTTTCTTCCTTCAGGCCCGGTATGCCCTATTTGACATACCCAAGATCTTAG